DNA sequence from the Sediminibacillus dalangtanensis genome:
AATCGCACCGTTGGTCTTTTCCACCTTTCGCAAGAAGGCGTCGACGGTTTCCCGGTCGGTTGTCGTGAAGGTCAATGACTTGTTTTCGATTTCCAAGGTAGCGTTGACCTCTGATAAACGGACTTTTCCATCGATTTCGCTGTCGGTATATTCTTGAACGTTACTTAACCAATTCAACCTTTTGTAGGTCACTCCCCATTCATCGATGCCGAAATCCTCATCGTTGTATAAAAAACGTTCTGCCTCGTCTTTGTCGTTCAACAGGAACATGTAAGTGTAAGTCACTTTTTCCTGTTTGGCGCGTTCTTCTGTTTCTGGACCGTTCACAAGGGCTCCCAGTATTTCAGGATAGTATTCCAGCAAGACTTGTTCCAGGTCCGCGCCGCTTTCCGCTCTTAAATCCCTGACGTAGTTTATGGCGTGGTAAAATTGTTTCGGCGTAACCAGCGATCGGACCCCGTTGAAGTAGTAAGAACCATCGACAGGCTCAAGCAACGCCAAGGTTCCATGCCAAGGAAAAACTTCCGGAAGGTTTTCCTTCGTGATGGGAAGGTTGAATGTTTCCCTGTTGAAATGATCACGGAATATGGCCTCTTTCTCGTTGCTTTCGACAGCCTCGATCATTTTCGGCTTCATCTGCACCCAACGTTCCGCCATCTGTTTTTCTTCCGCGGTAAGCCGCTGTTCATTTTCAGCCAGAAACCATTCAATGCCGCGCAATCCATTGTCATACCGATGGAAAAAATAGAGCCAGAAGTTGAAAAAACCTCGTTGATTTCCTCCTAGCGCATGGTTTGTCCGTTTTTTGAATTCGGCCTCCAACGGATGATAATGATTGACAGACAGCTTGTCCAGGATGAAATCGTTCAACTGGTTGACCATGTTGAGCTTTTGCTGGGCAAAACGTTCTTCTTTCACCTCTTGCAGTTGAACGACATTGTCTTTCTTCATACAGCATTTTTTGTATTTTTTCCCGCTGCCGCAAGGGCACGGATTATTCCTGCCAACTTTCGTAATCATCTGTATTCTCCTTTGTGTTAGGTTTTTCTCCTGATGTTTCGTTTGCCTGCCCGGATGTACAGAAAGCATTTCAATCTATGTAGGAGCTTGCACACCAAAAAGGCTGCCGTAAGCAGCCTTGCTATTGTAATATTATTCGTCTGAGGAAACGGTTTTAAGAGCTTCGTTGTTGTTTTTCTGTTGCTTGTGGAGCGTATGCCGGGTTCCCCATTCATGCATCGCCTCCAGAATCGGTTGTAAGCTCATGCCGTATTCCGTGATCGAATATTCCACTTTCGGCGGTACTTGCGGATAAACGACACGCTTAATAATATCCTCTTCTTCCAGTTCACGCAACTGTTTTGTCAGCATTTTTTGCGTGATTCCCGGCACACTACGTTTAAGATCGCTGAAACGTTTCGTGCCGTCCTTCAGCAAATGAAGCAGGATAATCGGCTTCCATTTACCAACCAGGATGCCCAACGCATCTTCTACTTTACACAAATCCGGTTCGATCGTCATGGAGTTCACCTTCTTATGGTATCTTTTAGTATACTATAGCACTTCTAAGTGGGTACTTATATTATTTGTTTATATCTTTTATAATAACAGTGCACCGGGAAAAAAGAAAGGCGGAAATTATGTGGAAGCTTTTCCTATCACCCAAAACAAAGCAATGGAATTAGGTTTATATACATTGGGAGATCTGCTCCCGCCAATCCGTGATGGTGAAGAAATCAGTGAACAGGAAAGGATCGGCCAAATTATTGAAATGGCGAGGCTTGCCGAGGAAGCCGGATTGGATGTCTTCGGGGTCGGGGAAAGCCATCAGAAGCACTTTGTTGCATCCTCTACGCCAACCATCCTGGCAACAATAGCGGGCGTGACGAAAAACATCAAACTGACCAGTTCGGTGACAGTGCTGAGTACGGCAGATCCGGTCCGTGTTTGTGAAGATTTCTCGACCCTGGATCTCTTGTCAGGAGGCAGAGCGGAAATTGTAGCCGGACGCGGGTCGCGTTACGGAGCCTATGAATTATTCGGCTATGATTTGAATGATTATGAGGAATTGTTCGATGAGAAGCTGGAGCTTTTACAGCAATTGAACCAGCAACAGCCGGTCACCTGGGAAGGTAATTTCCGACCGGCTTTGCAGGAGGCAGCGCTTTATCCAAAACCGTTGGGTGGGAGCCTGCCGATTTGGTATGCAGTCGGTCAGCATCATGCGAGTGCGATGAAGGCTGGCAGGCTGGGGATGCCGATCCAGCTTGCCGGTTTGTACGGGGCGTCCAGTGTATTTGAAAAACGGGTACAGGGCTACCGTCGCAGTGCCGTGGAAGCTGGCCATGATCCGGAAAAACTTCCGGTTTCCATGGCCTCGATGCTGTATGTGGGGGACGATACCAGTACAGCGATGAAAGAATATTACCCATACTTGAACCATACCTCGAAGGTCAATTGGGGCACTTCTTTTCCGAAGGATCGTTTTGCAGAGGCATCCAGCATCAAGAATGCGATGATGGTAGGGAGTACGCAGCAAATCATCGAAAAAATTCTTTATCAATATGAGTTGTTCGGGCACCAGCGTTTTCTCGTCCAAATCGATCATGGCAATATCCCGTATCGAAAGGTAATGGACATGATCGAACTATTTGCTTCTGAAATCGCACCGGTTGTCCGGAAAGCGACAGCCAAGCAGTAATTTTGCAGAAAGGTGGAAGAAACATGGAAAAATATCGAATCGATAAAAACAAAGGATTGGAATTCGGCATTTATACATTGGGCGACCATTTGCCGAATCCATTGACAGGAGAGAGGATTTCAGCAGAACAACGGCTGCATGAAATTATTGAATACGCAAAACTGGCCGAGCAGGCTGGAATCGATTTCTTCAGCGTTGGAGAAAGCCACCAGGAATATTTTGCGACACAGGCACATGCGGTGGTGCTTTCGGCTATCGCACAGGCGACGGAAAAAATCAAAATCGCCAGTTCATCGACGATAATCAGTACCTCCGATCCGGTACGTGTTTACGAAAACTTCGCCACGCTCGACTTGATTTCCAAAGGCAGAGCGGAAATTATTGCCGGCCGAGC
Encoded proteins:
- a CDS encoding LLM class flavin-dependent oxidoreductase — translated: MEAFPITQNKAMELGLYTLGDLLPPIRDGEEISEQERIGQIIEMARLAEEAGLDVFGVGESHQKHFVASSTPTILATIAGVTKNIKLTSSVTVLSTADPVRVCEDFSTLDLLSGGRAEIVAGRGSRYGAYELFGYDLNDYEELFDEKLELLQQLNQQQPVTWEGNFRPALQEAALYPKPLGGSLPIWYAVGQHHASAMKAGRLGMPIQLAGLYGASSVFEKRVQGYRRSAVEAGHDPEKLPVSMASMLYVGDDTSTAMKEYYPYLNHTSKVNWGTSFPKDRFAEASSIKNAMMVGSTQQIIEKILYQYELFGHQRFLVQIDHGNIPYRKVMDMIELFASEIAPVVRKATAKQ
- a CDS encoding winged helix-turn-helix transcriptional regulator, whose product is MTIEPDLCKVEDALGILVGKWKPIILLHLLKDGTKRFSDLKRSVPGITQKMLTKQLRELEEEDIIKRVVYPQVPPKVEYSITEYGMSLQPILEAMHEWGTRHTLHKQQKNNNEALKTVSSDE
- a CDS encoding YecA family protein; translation: MITKVGRNNPCPCGSGKKYKKCCMKKDNVVQLQEVKEERFAQQKLNMVNQLNDFILDKLSVNHYHPLEAEFKKRTNHALGGNQRGFFNFWLYFFHRYDNGLRGIEWFLAENEQRLTAEEKQMAERWVQMKPKMIEAVESNEKEAIFRDHFNRETFNLPITKENLPEVFPWHGTLALLEPVDGSYYFNGVRSLVTPKQFYHAINYVRDLRAESGADLEQVLLEYYPEILGALVNGPETEERAKQEKVTYTYMFLLNDKDEAERFLYNDEDFGIDEWGVTYKRLNWLSNVQEYTDSEIDGKVRLSEVNATLEIENKSLTFTTTDRETVDAFLRKVEKTNGAISYAEDFEQRFMLPVQIDSKQLAISSDEGVPEYIALYAHHSLHTDVDKKIPVYDNQSLRELVSAGQVELAEQWLKQAENDMHRMVHERYGAVDITPDFNTVRRELGLPLSPFVTGGENRHTSIRPVSPEPRGHVVAEADIPIYEKLGFTADTVNAFYVKDIVACYKEKTDGKSEGTERKYRNSLFDIREALEARDKQSWEACDLAFWRDLLLVDFFALNEEVSKSMIKDMVTTVKALTKWLANEGKLTIDKQVAAAAKDYQTKMLEIYETEYQY